Proteins encoded in a region of the Anaerolineae bacterium genome:
- a CDS encoding DUF2085 domain-containing protein produces the protein MPNHFRSRKTLYFSAAMLAVLLILAWLRPAFLLDAGDYIGYAVCHQLPERSFSLAGRRLPLCARCSGTFLGVFTAYAAVVLRRRTRCTALPPIPITALFLLGVGLWAVDGANSYLELLGLPHLYAPQNALRLTAGMLNGLALGTLVWPVVAMTVWKEPEPAPVLRGWGEYGALLAAGGLEAVLILLGWPPALYLLSLISLAGVLAILLTVNTLIVVVLLRRENRAGSPRDLLLPAGIAALVSAGMIAGMDAFRWWLTLTYHLPF, from the coding sequence ATGCCGAATCATTTTCGCTCCAGAAAGACGCTGTACTTCTCTGCCGCAATGCTGGCCGTTCTGCTGATCCTGGCGTGGCTTCGGCCGGCGTTCCTGCTGGACGCCGGCGACTATATCGGCTATGCCGTCTGTCATCAACTGCCGGAGCGGTCCTTTTCCCTGGCCGGCCGGCGACTGCCGCTCTGCGCCCGTTGTAGCGGGACCTTCTTGGGGGTCTTCACCGCCTACGCCGCGGTGGTGCTTCGCCGGCGGACGCGGTGCACTGCCCTCCCTCCCATACCCATCACCGCGCTGTTCCTGTTGGGTGTCGGCCTCTGGGCCGTGGATGGGGCCAATTCCTATCTGGAACTGCTCGGCCTGCCGCATCTATATGCCCCACAGAATGCCCTACGGCTGACAGCCGGCATGCTGAACGGCCTGGCGCTGGGCACGCTGGTCTGGCCGGTGGTAGCGATGACAGTGTGGAAGGAGCCGGAGCCGGCGCCTGTCCTGCGGGGCTGGGGAGAATACGGCGCCCTGCTGGCCGCCGGCGGACTGGAGGCCGTGCTGATCTTGCTGGGCTGGCCGCCGGCGCTGTACTTGTTGTCGCTGATAAGCCTGGCCGGCGTCCTCGCCATCCTGCTGACCGTGAATACCCTTATCGTCGTGGTGCTTTTGCGGAGGGAGAACAGGGCCGGCTCGCCAAGGGACCTGCTCCTGCCGGCCGGCATCGCGGCGCTGGTGAGCGCCGGCATGATCGCCGGCATGGACGCCTTCCGCTGGTGGCTCACCCTCACGTACCATTTGCCCTTTTAG